A single window of Psychromonas ingrahamii 37 DNA harbors:
- a CDS encoding TIGR02808 family protein — protein MSELESVLWHIAGYAAIPTIFVAGFIGVSVAAIIVLKISGATPITDKVS, from the coding sequence ATGAGTGAATTAGAATCCGTTCTTTGGCATATTGCAGGTTATGCTGCGATACCTACTATTTTTGTTGCCGGTTTTATTGGCGTTTCTGTTGCAGCCATTATTGTTTTAAAAATATCCGGTGCAACCCCAATCACAGATAAAGTCTCTTAA
- a CDS encoding DUF4381 domain-containing protein has translation MSLQNNQNPLAQLNDILAPSLPSFWPPALIYWFLLSAVIICLLGSVYLFKKHKTQKVKQKKALKQLIHLQQSNADFITLNQLLKGVALLYFPRGQVASLHGEQWFDFLQSYSQTPLFNDKPHFIKRLYDNPAPACSKGDFEQAKKWITGLHKQIKKTRDITEEKHNNV, from the coding sequence ATGTCTCTGCAAAATAATCAAAATCCACTGGCACAACTCAATGACATACTGGCCCCCTCTTTGCCCTCGTTTTGGCCGCCTGCACTTATTTACTGGTTTTTATTAAGCGCGGTTATTATTTGCCTGCTGGGGTCGGTCTATTTATTCAAAAAGCATAAAACACAAAAAGTTAAGCAAAAAAAAGCATTAAAGCAGTTAATCCATCTGCAACAATCTAACGCTGACTTCATTACGTTAAATCAATTACTTAAAGGGGTAGCGCTATTATATTTCCCGCGCGGGCAAGTCGCATCATTACATGGAGAGCAGTGGTTTGATTTTTTACAGTCTTATTCACAAACGCCCCTTTTTAATGATAAACCGCATTTTATAAAACGGCTCTATGACAACCCTGCGCCAGCCTGTTCCAAAGGTGATTTTGAGCAGGCCAAAAAATGGATAACCGGTTTGCATAAACAGATAAAAAAAACACGCGACATAACCGAAGAGAAACACAATAATGTTTGA
- the sixA gene encoding phosphohistidine phosphatase SixA yields the protein MHIYIMRHGEAEMLAHSDSERALTALGRLESEMMASYLANQNISFDAVLVSPYLRAQQTWQSVCPYFSAVANVQTLPFLTPGGSARKSVNEILALQAAGVQKLLIVSHLPLVGYIVGELAPEAGVPAFSTSAVGIVELDEDGFGNLHSLTSVAQLSNQ from the coding sequence TTGCATATCTATATTATGCGTCATGGGGAAGCTGAGATGCTCGCCCACTCAGATTCAGAAAGAGCATTAACTGCGCTTGGACGTTTAGAGTCAGAAATGATGGCTAGTTACTTGGCGAATCAAAATATATCTTTTGATGCTGTGTTGGTCAGCCCATATTTACGTGCCCAACAAACTTGGCAGTCGGTTTGTCCTTATTTTTCTGCCGTTGCAAATGTACAAACCTTGCCGTTTTTAACCCCGGGAGGCAGCGCTCGTAAATCGGTTAATGAAATTCTGGCTTTGCAGGCTGCAGGCGTGCAAAAACTGTTGATTGTGTCTCATTTACCTCTGGTGGGATATATAGTGGGGGAGTTAGCCCCAGAGGCCGGTGTACCCGCTTTTTCGACTTCCGCCGTTGGCATTGTCGAACTGGATGAAGATGGCTTCGGAAATCTTCATAGTTTAACCAGTGTTGCACAACTTTCGAATCAATAA
- a CDS encoding sugar ABC transporter ATP-binding protein codes for MEQQVQQIHQDKPVLEMKNVSKTFPGVKALNNVSLTVYHSEVHSLMGENGAGKSTLMKILSGAYKPDQGSQILVNGEVVNITDPLSAKKQGIAVIYQELSLSPNLSIAENIFLGSEISRYGIADQKSMEAQSQDTLDRLGVIFSPSTKVSMLSIAEQQMIEIARAVHSNAKILVMDEPTTALSTRETGHLFTLIHKLREQGLAIIYISHRMSEIYELSDRCSVLRDGCYVGTLSKEELSSDSLVKMMVGRDISGFYKKDPLHLCTRGEKILEIKGLSDGQKVKNCSFALHQGEVLAIAGLVGSGRTELARLIFGADKKSTGEIFLNGKLVNITSPKVGIDMGILYLTEDRKHQGLFLDMDVSNNINILAFSKDCNNSKMLNLPKSESRAKKAIASLGIRVASAKVGVGTLSGGNQQKVLLSRLLEIAPKVLILDEPTRGVDVGAKSEIYKIINDLVQKGVAVLVISSELPEVIGLADRVLVMHEGEISGELTHGKDELNQNNIMKLAAGA; via the coding sequence ATGGAACAACAAGTTCAACAAATTCACCAAGACAAACCCGTACTTGAGATGAAAAATGTATCCAAAACATTTCCGGGTGTTAAAGCGCTGAATAACGTTTCTCTTACTGTCTATCACTCGGAAGTACATTCTTTAATGGGTGAAAATGGCGCGGGCAAATCCACCCTGATGAAAATACTCTCTGGTGCATATAAGCCGGATCAAGGTAGTCAGATTTTGGTTAATGGCGAGGTAGTTAATATTACCGATCCGCTTTCCGCTAAAAAACAGGGTATAGCGGTTATTTATCAAGAACTTTCTTTATCGCCTAATTTATCCATTGCGGAAAATATTTTTTTGGGAAGCGAAATATCCCGTTATGGCATCGCTGATCAGAAAAGCATGGAAGCACAATCTCAGGATACTTTAGACCGTTTGGGAGTGATTTTTTCACCGAGTACTAAAGTTTCTATGCTTTCAATTGCCGAGCAGCAGATGATTGAAATCGCCAGAGCAGTGCATAGCAATGCCAAAATATTAGTGATGGATGAGCCAACAACTGCACTTTCTACACGTGAGACAGGACATCTTTTTACCTTGATTCACAAACTTCGGGAACAGGGGTTGGCCATTATTTATATTTCCCATCGAATGTCTGAAATATATGAGTTGTCCGATAGATGCTCAGTATTAAGAGATGGTTGTTATGTGGGTACCTTAAGCAAAGAGGAGCTGTCATCTGATTCGTTAGTGAAGATGATGGTTGGCCGGGACATTTCTGGCTTTTATAAAAAAGATCCTTTACACCTCTGTACACGGGGAGAAAAAATCCTTGAAATTAAGGGGCTTTCCGATGGACAAAAAGTAAAAAACTGCTCTTTCGCGCTACATCAGGGAGAAGTTCTGGCGATTGCCGGTCTGGTCGGATCCGGGCGCACCGAATTAGCCCGATTAATTTTTGGGGCAGATAAAAAAAGCACTGGCGAGATTTTTTTGAACGGTAAGCTGGTGAATATCACGTCACCCAAAGTGGGGATCGATATGGGCATACTCTATCTTACGGAAGATCGCAAACATCAGGGTTTATTCCTCGATATGGATGTGTCTAATAACATTAATATCCTCGCTTTTTCTAAAGACTGTAATAACTCTAAAATGCTCAACTTACCTAAGAGCGAATCAAGAGCGAAAAAGGCTATCGCCTCATTAGGTATTCGCGTCGCTAGTGCAAAAGTGGGAGTGGGTACCTTGTCAGGGGGGAATCAGCAGAAAGTTTTGTTATCTAGGCTCCTTGAAATAGCGCCTAAGGTACTGATTCTTGATGAACCAACACGCGGTGTTGATGTTGGTGCCAAATCAGAAATCTACAAAATTATTAATGATCTGGTTCAAAAAGGGGTTGCCGTATTAGTGATTTCAAGTGAATTGCCAGAAGTGATCGGTCTCGCTGACCGGGTGTTGGTGATGCACGAGGGAGAGATTTCCGGTGAATTGACACATGGAAAAGATGAACTCAATCAAAACAATATTATGAAGCTGGCCGCTGGTGCCTAG
- a CDS encoding VWA domain-containing protein, translated as MFEFIYLWIFFLLPLPLLVRYLLKAKKINYTQVWIPLAEGLSEQHSSSQRGILKSSIPWLAWLLLLTALAKPVWFGDPIRLQQQSRDMIISLDLSGSMQEVDMPLNGQTVDRLTLLKDLLKTFIKQRQGDRLGLILFADHAYLQTPLTFDLKTIQQMVDESEIGLAGTRTAIGESIAMAIKRFVENKNEQRVLILVSDGANNSGSIEPIQAAKQAAKNNITIYTIGMGAEQMIKRGLFGNQRINPSADLDEKTLTEIANLTGGKYFRARNQTELQNIYQTLNKLEPIDTDSLTFRPEKNLFYWPLSTALILLSVFVITLKLRGSYAA; from the coding sequence ATGTTTGAATTTATTTATTTATGGATCTTTTTCCTTCTGCCGCTGCCGCTACTCGTCAGGTATTTATTAAAAGCAAAAAAGATAAACTATACCCAGGTTTGGATCCCACTGGCAGAAGGTTTGAGCGAACAACATTCATCCTCTCAAAGGGGAATTTTAAAATCGAGTATTCCCTGGCTCGCCTGGTTGTTATTACTAACGGCCTTAGCCAAACCCGTTTGGTTTGGCGATCCCATCCGCCTGCAGCAACAAAGTCGTGACATGATCATATCCCTTGATTTATCAGGCAGCATGCAGGAAGTGGATATGCCCCTAAACGGGCAAACAGTCGACAGATTAACCCTGCTCAAGGATTTATTAAAAACCTTTATTAAGCAACGTCAGGGCGATCGTTTAGGGCTGATCCTGTTTGCCGATCATGCCTATCTGCAAACACCACTGACCTTTGATTTAAAAACGATTCAACAAATGGTTGATGAAAGTGAAATAGGTTTGGCAGGCACCCGCACCGCGATTGGTGAGTCAATTGCCATGGCCATAAAGCGTTTTGTAGAAAACAAAAATGAGCAGCGCGTTCTTATTCTAGTCAGTGATGGTGCAAATAATTCCGGCAGCATAGAGCCGATACAGGCGGCTAAACAAGCCGCTAAAAATAATATCACTATCTATACCATAGGAATGGGGGCAGAGCAGATGATTAAACGCGGACTGTTTGGCAATCAACGTATCAACCCTTCAGCTGATTTGGATGAAAAAACATTAACTGAAATAGCTAATCTGACCGGCGGAAAATACTTTAGAGCACGTAACCAAACTGAATTACAAAATATCTATCAAACACTGAATAAATTAGAGCCGATTGACACTGATTCTCTTACGTTTCGCCCGGAAAAAAATCTCTTTTATTGGCCATTATCAACGGCACTGATACTGTTATCTGTTTTTGTTATTACGCTTAAATTAAGGGGATCGTATGCTGCCTGA
- a CDS encoding AAA family ATPase has product MAKQQLDALRSYLNKMILGQSELVDGLLIALLADGHILVESPPGLAKTRAINALSKGIEGDFHRIQFTPDLLPSDLTGTDIFRQETGEFIFEKGPLFHNLILADEINRAPAKVQSALLEAMAERQITVGKTTYPLPELFLVMATQNPLEQEGTYPLPEAQLDRFIMHLELDYPNAETEKEILKLNQKEILKEKIAEVTPLLNEQIFTIRQEIMTVKMAPHLEQYLIDLIIATRQPQNYGSQLKEWISYGASPRATLALMRTAKARAWLDGRDFVMPDDIIQNLYPVLRHRLILSYEAEAQGINANSVIQEIINQVAIPA; this is encoded by the coding sequence ATGGCAAAACAACAGCTTGACGCATTACGCAGTTATCTGAATAAAATGATCCTAGGACAAAGTGAACTCGTTGATGGTTTACTCATTGCATTACTTGCTGATGGTCATATTCTTGTTGAAAGCCCGCCGGGACTCGCTAAGACACGCGCTATTAATGCTCTTTCCAAGGGTATTGAGGGCGATTTTCACCGTATTCAATTTACCCCGGATCTACTGCCTTCTGATCTCACTGGTACAGATATTTTTCGCCAGGAAACAGGCGAGTTTATTTTTGAAAAAGGCCCTCTTTTTCATAACTTAATTCTTGCAGATGAAATAAACCGCGCGCCGGCAAAAGTACAGTCAGCATTGCTTGAGGCAATGGCTGAACGGCAGATTACGGTTGGTAAAACAACCTACCCGTTGCCGGAACTTTTTTTAGTGATGGCGACCCAAAATCCGCTTGAGCAGGAAGGTACCTATCCATTGCCTGAAGCGCAACTGGACCGCTTTATTATGCATCTGGAGCTTGATTACCCTAATGCTGAAACAGAAAAAGAAATTTTAAAGCTCAATCAGAAAGAGATCCTCAAAGAAAAAATTGCCGAGGTCACGCCACTTTTAAATGAGCAGATTTTCACTATTCGCCAGGAAATAATGACCGTCAAAATGGCACCTCATTTAGAGCAGTATCTGATTGATTTAATCATTGCAACACGCCAGCCGCAGAATTACGGGTCGCAATTAAAAGAGTGGATCAGTTATGGTGCCAGCCCGCGGGCGACATTGGCGTTAATGCGCACGGCAAAAGCCCGTGCATGGCTTGACGGCCGAGACTTTGTAATGCCCGATGATATTATTCAAAATCTTTATCCGGTTTTACGCCACCGCCTTATTTTAAGCTACGAAGCGGAAGCGCAAGGTATTAATGCGAATAGTGTTATTCAAGAGATCATCAATCAGGTAGCCATTCCAGCCTAA
- a CDS encoding ABC transporter permease subunit: MMNTTTKSSTAPAALTKLAAQKNKFSLRLMLKTVGMLPVLIILCIGFEMLSGRFMSWSNLSIVAQQASINTVLAAGMTFVILTGGIDLSVGSILAASAMVAVIVSKFPELGMLGIPAALLVGTFFGLLNGSLIAYLKLPPFIVTLGALTAVRGIARLMGNDTTVFNPDMPFDFIGNGTLFGIPWLIIIAFFVVIVSWFILKRTVLGIHIYSVGGNENAARLSGIKVAGVLLFAYGMSGLLSGLGGVMSAARLYAANGTQLGTAYELDAIAAVILGGTSFVGGIGSIWGTLIGALIIAVLTNGLVLTGVPDVWQYIIKGLIIIGAVALDRYRLQGNTRT; this comes from the coding sequence ATGATGAATACTACTACAAAGAGTTCAACTGCACCTGCTGCTTTAACAAAATTAGCAGCTCAAAAAAATAAATTTTCTCTGCGTCTGATGCTTAAAACCGTTGGCATGTTACCTGTTCTCATTATTTTGTGTATCGGTTTTGAAATGCTGAGCGGGCGTTTTATGTCCTGGAGTAACCTGTCGATCGTTGCCCAGCAGGCTTCAATAAATACGGTATTAGCCGCAGGCATGACTTTTGTTATTTTAACTGGCGGGATAGATTTATCGGTTGGTTCGATACTTGCCGCTTCGGCAATGGTTGCGGTGATCGTCTCCAAATTTCCTGAACTGGGTATGCTCGGCATTCCCGCTGCGCTGTTAGTTGGTACATTTTTTGGACTGTTAAACGGCAGCCTCATTGCTTATCTAAAGTTACCTCCTTTTATTGTCACTCTGGGGGCTTTGACGGCAGTACGAGGAATTGCAAGGTTAATGGGCAACGATACGACTGTTTTTAACCCTGATATGCCCTTTGATTTTATTGGTAACGGTACTCTTTTTGGCATCCCCTGGTTGATTATTATCGCATTCTTCGTCGTTATCGTCTCCTGGTTTATATTAAAAAGAACAGTGTTAGGTATCCATATTTATTCTGTAGGGGGTAATGAGAATGCGGCAAGACTGTCAGGTATTAAAGTTGCCGGCGTATTACTTTTTGCTTACGGAATGTCAGGACTACTTTCCGGGCTAGGCGGGGTTATGTCAGCTGCCCGTCTGTATGCAGCTAATGGTACACAGCTAGGTACCGCCTACGAACTTGATGCGATCGCGGCCGTTATTTTGGGTGGTACCAGCTTTGTTGGAGGAATAGGGTCGATTTGGGGAACTTTAATTGGGGCATTAATTATCGCCGTGCTGACTAACGGGCTGGTTCTAACCGGGGTTCCTGATGTTTGGCAATATATTATCAAAGGCTTAATTATTATCGGTGCTGTGGCTTTAGACCGTTATCGTTTACAGGGCAATACAAGAACATAA
- a CDS encoding DUF58 domain-containing protein, which yields MTNLKAKNALFNDSPYQTGIDVSLSELLCYKKQAKIQLRPANSAAYKPLSGNYLAKIKGRGMEFAEVRHYQAGDDIRSIDWSVTARTGKAHTKLFQEEKERPVFILLDLSDSMIFGSQFVFKSVQACHLAALLSWQAKQRNDRLGGIVFNQQQVAELKPTGRNTGLMAFLHQSAQLCASRPFKAELQSQSQSQSQSLLVQLKRLSYLVQTGSQVHLISDFSQLDEQCQKLISQIRRHNQINAWQVSDPLELALPNSVQQDNLKINSLQGSGFFKQKKSLQDYQKAASQRQHKVAKLFTKQGIPLYQISAARSLLDQFHVSAK from the coding sequence ATGACAAATCTAAAAGCAAAAAATGCCCTGTTTAACGATAGCCCTTATCAAACCGGTATTGATGTCAGCCTAAGCGAATTATTGTGTTATAAAAAGCAGGCCAAAATACAATTAAGGCCGGCAAACAGCGCTGCTTACAAACCGCTTTCCGGAAATTATCTGGCCAAAATCAAAGGCCGGGGCATGGAGTTTGCCGAAGTACGTCATTATCAGGCGGGTGATGATATACGCAGCATTGATTGGTCTGTCACTGCGCGCACCGGTAAAGCACATACCAAGTTATTTCAGGAAGAAAAAGAACGTCCGGTTTTTATCCTGTTAGATCTTTCTGACAGTATGATTTTTGGCAGTCAGTTTGTGTTTAAGTCAGTGCAGGCCTGTCATCTTGCCGCCCTGCTCAGTTGGCAGGCAAAGCAGCGTAATGATCGCCTTGGCGGCATCGTCTTTAACCAGCAACAAGTGGCTGAACTAAAACCGACCGGAAGAAATACTGGTTTAATGGCATTTCTGCATCAAAGTGCACAACTCTGTGCGAGCCGCCCCTTTAAAGCGGAACTTCAATCTCAATCACAATCACAATCACAATCATTATTAGTGCAGCTTAAACGCCTTTCCTATTTAGTACAGACCGGCAGCCAAGTGCATTTAATCAGTGATTTTTCGCAGCTCGATGAGCAGTGCCAAAAATTAATTAGCCAGATCCGCAGGCATAATCAAATTAATGCCTGGCAGGTATCTGATCCGCTGGAGTTAGCCTTACCCAACAGTGTGCAGCAGGACAATCTTAAAATAAATAGTTTACAGGGCAGTGGGTTTTTCAAGCAAAAAAAATCGCTGCAGGATTACCAGAAGGCAGCCAGTCAACGCCAGCACAAGGTAGCTAAACTGTTTACAAAACAGGGCATTCCCCTTTATCAGATTTCAGCTGCACGCTCATTATTGGATCAGTTTCATGTCTCTGCAAAATAA
- a CDS encoding ABC transporter substrate-binding protein: MKGLKYLAMTGVLFAGISTSSYAGELNKIGVSLGSMGNPFFVALASGAEAEAKKINPNVEVLALGYDYDLGKQFNQIDNFIAAGVDLILLNPGDPNAIEPAIKRAQKAGIVVVSVDTAAKGSDATVTTDNVSAGAVACQYIVEKLEGKGNVIIQNGPQVSAVIDRVNGCKEVLKAAPGITILSDDQDGKGSRDGGMSVMLGHLTRFSEIDAVFAINDPQAIGADLAAKQLKRDNIIITSVDGAPGIVAALKNPDSPMIQASGSQNPFVMASKAVELGYQIMNGEVPEESVILLPSELVTRDNVNEYKGWDAVR, encoded by the coding sequence ATGAAAGGCTTAAAATATTTGGCAATGACTGGCGTGCTTTTTGCGGGAATCAGCACTTCTAGCTATGCAGGAGAACTCAATAAAATAGGTGTATCACTCGGCTCTATGGGCAATCCGTTTTTTGTGGCTTTAGCCAGCGGTGCTGAAGCTGAAGCAAAAAAAATCAATCCTAACGTTGAAGTGCTGGCATTAGGTTATGATTACGATTTGGGTAAGCAGTTTAATCAGATTGATAACTTTATTGCAGCCGGTGTGGACTTAATCCTGTTAAATCCAGGCGATCCTAATGCGATTGAACCTGCGATTAAAAGAGCACAAAAAGCGGGTATTGTTGTTGTCTCAGTTGATACGGCTGCTAAGGGTTCTGATGCCACAGTGACGACTGATAATGTCAGTGCCGGTGCCGTAGCCTGTCAATATATTGTCGAAAAATTAGAGGGTAAAGGTAATGTTATTATTCAGAACGGACCGCAAGTGTCGGCTGTTATCGATCGCGTGAATGGTTGTAAGGAAGTCTTAAAAGCAGCACCGGGAATCACCATTTTATCTGATGATCAAGACGGTAAAGGTTCTCGAGATGGTGGTATGTCTGTGATGTTAGGACATCTGACTCGTTTTAGTGAAATTGATGCCGTATTTGCAATCAATGACCCGCAGGCAATTGGTGCAGATTTAGCGGCTAAGCAGCTTAAAAGAGATAATATAATTATTACTTCAGTTGATGGCGCACCGGGTATTGTTGCTGCATTAAAAAATCCAGACAGCCCTATGATTCAAGCATCTGGTAGCCAAAATCCATTTGTTATGGCATCAAAAGCAGTGGAGCTCGGATATCAAATAATGAATGGAGAGGTACCTGAAGAGAGTGTAATATTACTTCCTTCTGAGTTGGTGACCCGCGATAATGTTAATGAATACAAAGGTTGGGATGCAGTTCGATAA